The window TGACCGTTTATTTTTAGATACTGACAAAGCACAAACAGTTTCATAGCAGAATGTGGTCCACCAActtcatggcccacctgatggacatcTTGGGCGgcagaaaggtgggccccacttttggaAAATCAGGAAGTATTCCATGGGAGTACAGAAGGAAGACCACGCGTCGCAATCATTagcaattttcttctttttatattGTATTCAGTCCGTTCTCATTGACCATTTTGCCCCTAGCTCTCTCTGCAGCTCCAATGGCgccagaaagaaagaaaaaaaaaaaaaacaaaaaacaaaaacaagaaaacccaattcgcttcacttcaagccacactcaaaaatccaaaaataagatCAAACAACTGACAAAAGTAAGAAAAAATCTCATAGATATCCGTTTTCGGACCGATCGAAATGCAGGAGTATGCCATTGCATTTGGGGCATTCTTCTGCTGTTTTCGGCAGCATGAAATACATCAGACAGCTCTTGCAACCTGCAACAACAAGTACATGGttgtcttcatcttcatcttcatcttcatagCGATGATAATCGTCTCGCGAAGAAGAAGAGCTCTTGTCACTTTCATCCGAACTGTCTTCTTCAGAATAAAAATCTCCTTCAAATCTTCTTGCTTTCCTGGGATCTTCCGTCAATTTCGTACCGTTCCCCCAATCTATGTAGTAAATCTCCCCCGTCTGTAAAAACAAGTCCATCAAAAACAGAAAAAACGCAACAAGCGTCAAAAGATCAATAAAAATGActtagaaaaataagaaaagacaATAAAAAAGTCGACGAATAAGATGAAGATCAAAGACCCAAGAAGATAAAAATATCAAAGATTCGAAAGCCAGAAAAATCAAAGCTTTTCTTCCCTTTGCTTCTGAATATATGCAGCAAGAATCTTGAATTAAAAGGAcccagaaaaaggaaaagaaagaagaaaatctgaaaagctttttcttttaaaaatgctTCTGACAGAAATATATGCAATTGAAAATAGCAAAAAGACCATTTTGGCCTTTTTTTATGTGTTGGAAATATAATGAAATCATTCAATAAACCCAACAAAAATCCTGAATAAAAAAGACCCAACCAAGTAAAAATCTCAAAGATTGaaaacccacaaaaaaaaaaaaaaaaaaaaaaagaaaaaaagaaaaaaaaaagaaaaaaggaagaagtagaagaagagacATCCGAAAAGCTTATATCCCTTTTCCCTCTTCTCTGTTTTTCTGCTtttatcagagagagagagagagagagagagagagagagagactaatgaATGCAATACAAAAGAACAAAAAGGCTATCTTGACAAAGGGGTTCCAGCAAAGGAAAGGAGTTGCATTTATTTGAGGGGAATGGGCATTTTGGGTAACCTTTAAATCGAGGAATTGCTCCCATCGGTATGGAAGAGAGATGTCTGAATTGAGTTCTAAGGTGGTGAAAGCAGCAGCATCGGCATCAGAAGCATCAGAGCCGTCCATTGAATGATGATGGTTTTGTGTGGGAGGAGATGTGGGGTCGCTGAGGGAGCATTTCTGGAGAGATCTCTCCAAGGAGGCTGTAACCGTCGCCATGTTTGGAGCTGTCattggaagagagagaaagagaaagagatggaaagcagaaagaaatgaaaaggatACGGGGTtttaaagaggaaaagaaaaaagaaaaaaaaaaaaaaacgatgggCTACTTTGGGACATCCCTGGGAATATTTTTAAAGTTGCGCTCAAAAGATGGAAAGATAAGTTATAGGGTGCTGATGAATTAGTAAGCGTACggtgtacaagtggggcccattttaagtgatccataccgttgaatttatgggccccattgtggatggtcgAACTACCTCAAATTTTCTAAATTCAAAATGATATCCATCAAATATTTAACCTTTTTTCTCGACCATTGTTTGATTTTTTCTTGACCGTCTATTTGAGGACCAGTGATCTAACGGTTAGAATCTTATGAATGAGTGGTTTCTTTTTATGTGTCTCCCATCAACATTGGAATTCATTATATATATGTTTCgatgattaggttacctaatggtgggccccacttgcatggACTGGCGCATCAGTGCGTGACAATCCATCGGGCCTTTATAATTTCTGAGAGAGAGGGGGCAAGGAAGAGATACAGGAATGGTTATTGCAAACGGTTTCTCGCGCGTGGAAATAGGTCACAGTTATATAAGATCAGAGCCGCTTGTTAGGAAATCCAGACAATGTAGATGACACATCCAAAAATCAGGACCGTCCCATTTTTAGATGGGCcagaattatataaaaaaataataacgaTTCAAGGAATTTACCAATGGTTCAGAATAATTtacgtttgtggcccacctgatgatgtattTCCTAAATTTTAGAAGTATTGTATCTACAAAAATTTACGATTGCCTTCCGTACAATCCAAGACACGTTTGGCTCTTTTGCACGTGCTAGGCGAATCACTCGAGCGAATACCATTAGCAGAACATGCGCTACCAGCACATGTATTCGCGCGCTCGGTCTATACAGCTGGGGTCCTGATTTTATGATCAGCACCGTTGATCTGCTGGGCCCAATGTGGGGGATGGTTGATTCCTAGAAGATTTTCTTTAGTGAGGTGGTACTAATTATTTAATTCTTGCCCCACatatagacggttaagaaaagaaacaaaatgaTCCATTCAACTGAAAAGAACCATATATTAGTGGCCAGGATCTTTTAATTTCATGGTTCATCTAGATGGGCTCGCCATATTAATCCTCTAGATTACACATAATTTCTAAATCATGGCCCCATTTCTAATATTCATGATTAAAAAAGAAACACAATCCTACCTGCAATTGACCGTTCGTTTTTATTTACACAGGTTCTCAGATCAAGGGGTTGCGATTTTCCGATCCTCTTCAATTTTTGGCTACCCTCAATTCAAAGTAGGACCTACCTGATGATCGGTTCAGATCTTATATGTGTTGGTAAGGAGTA is drawn from Magnolia sinica isolate HGM2019 chromosome 5, MsV1, whole genome shotgun sequence and contains these coding sequences:
- the LOC131246664 gene encoding protein CURLY FLAG LEAF 1-like yields the protein MTAPNMATVTASLERSLQKCSLSDPTSPPTQNHHHSMDGSDASDADAAAFTTLELNSDISLPYRWEQFLDLKTGEIYYIDWGNGTKLTEDPRKARRFEGDFYSEEDSSDESDKSSSSSRDDYHRYEDEDEDEDNHVLVVAGCKSCLMYFMLPKTAEECPKCNGILLHFDRSENGYL